TCCAATGCTGGCGCAAAAGCTTGTGAGTCTTTCCATAAAGGATTTCTTCTGCAGCGCTTGCGTGCGACCCGTGGCGGTGGCTGTCTTGTTGGTGGTCCTTATGACGTGTATCCGGCTTGCAGGAAAGCCTTCAAGCTGGTTCGATCTGATTTTCCAGGGGGTGGGTGCTGTTATGGGGTCAATAGTTGTGGTTCTTGGAGTGGGAGTCACTACCGACGAGCGACACCGCTTTTTAGTACATCCCCTGGCACGCCTCAGGGATAAAGTGAGAGCAGGGCTGGAGGCCACAGGATATTGATACGAGCATCGGAGATGACCCGTGCCATCCATAGTGAATCATGTAGGTCAAAGGGGATCTTTCCATGTCATATGCACAAACGAGTGATGCAGCTTCCGTGAAGCCGAGTGTCGCGCCCGTCCTGATTGTGACACCTTGGTATAAGCCTACACTCGGTGGAGTTGCTGAAGTAGCCGATCGCTTACATCGTCTTTTAGCATTGAAAGGGGTTAGAACGCACCTGTTTGTGTGTGACCATACAAAGTCTCAGAAGTTCATTGAGTCTGTTCCCGGTTGTGAAAAGGCCTGGTATGTAAAGATGCCAAGCTATATCTTTGACAACCCGAGTTTGAAGTCCGCTCTGGCCTCAATAGTGCGGGGGATATCAGCCCTTCGGCTACTTTCCAGATTTGTTCGTGAAAATGAGATACGGACGATAATCCTTTTGTTCCCCGGGGGGTATGCCTGGCCGTTTCTTGTTTTGAGGCGATTCTCACCGGTTCGGATCATTGCCTCATATCATGGCAATGACCTCACCAGATATGAATCCTTCTCGCCATTATTGCGATGGCTTAATCGCAAGATTTTACTGTCTTCCGACGCCATAACCGTCTGTGCCGAGCATTTGGCCGAGCATGCCCGGAAAATAGCGACTCCTCATAAATTAGAAATCCAGCTGATAACAAATTGTGTCGACACGGAATTTTTTACACCTTCCGCAGATTATCTTGAGCATCGTGCCAATCCGGTCACCTTGATCCATGTTTCGAATTTCAATCCGAAAAAAAGGACCAAGGATATTGTTCGAGCTTTCGCAATGGCCTCCATTCCTGCGGAAACCCGCCTTGTTATGGTAGGAACGGGACCCGACCATGAAGCCGTCCGCGAGTTGTCGAGATCCCTGGGCGTCGCGGACCGCATTGAGTTCGCAGGCACAAAGAAGGATGTAAGGCCCTTTCTGTGGAAGGCGGATATTTTTGTTCTGGCTTCCGATGACGAAGGTGCTCCATTGGTTCTTCTGGAGGCGATGGCTTCTTGTCTGCCGTGGATATCGACACCGTGGGGGGCCGCGGCGATTCTGCCTCCGGGAGAATGTGGTCTTGTGGTGCCGCCCGGGTCCCCTGAAAAATTGGCAACGGCAATGGAAGAATTGGTCAGGGACCACGAAAGAAGGCAGGTTATGGGCATGTGCGGTAGAAGTCGTGCCGAGGCGGATTTCAGCGTCAATGCCTACCTCGAAAGACATTGTCAATTGATTCGAACGGTCGAGGGTGCCGTATAAAGAAGGAGCGTCCCTGGACATACGGGAGCGGGATTGTAATCATGCGAATCCGTCAGGCCAAAGACATTGATCATACTTCCTGGGACGCCTTCGTTCTGGATCATCCGGAAGGTTTGCCGTACCAGCTTTATGCCTGGAAAAAGGCTGTGGAGAAGGCTTACGGATTTCGGGGAGTCTATTTGCTGGCGGAAGAGCATGGGCGGATTTGC
The window above is part of the Desulfuromonas sp. TF genome. Proteins encoded here:
- a CDS encoding glycosyltransferase family 4 protein, whose amino-acid sequence is MSYAQTSDAASVKPSVAPVLIVTPWYKPTLGGVAEVADRLHRLLALKGVRTHLFVCDHTKSQKFIESVPGCEKAWYVKMPSYIFDNPSLKSALASIVRGISALRLLSRFVRENEIRTIILLFPGGYAWPFLVLRRFSPVRIIASYHGNDLTRYESFSPLLRWLNRKILLSSDAITVCAEHLAEHARKIATPHKLEIQLITNCVDTEFFTPSADYLEHRANPVTLIHVSNFNPKKRTKDIVRAFAMASIPAETRLVMVGTGPDHEAVRELSRSLGVADRIEFAGTKKDVRPFLWKADIFVLASDDEGAPLVLLEAMASCLPWISTPWGAAAILPPGECGLVVPPGSPEKLATAMEELVRDHERRQVMGMCGRSRAEADFSVNAYLERHCQLIRTVEGAV